Below is a genomic region from Virgibacillus dokdonensis.
TATCTAGCGAGAGCGTATCATTGCACAACCTAATTGAAGTGTGCATTTTAATCCCGGCTTTTGTTTCTCGAAAATCAGCCCATTCATAGCCACTAAGACACATGGAAATAGTCGATGAATCAATCAAATGCAGCTGAAGCAATGCCTTTCCTGCTTTCACAGGTCCTAGTGTATACTGTACCTTTTGAATGAGATGACGAAGAATAGCTTCTGGTATTTCATGTGGGATTTGTCTATTCTTACGCGAGAGTTGTGACTTACTGATACTGTCTATACCTACTAATCGCTGCACCGTTTTTTTGCGTGAAACAGACTGACTGATTACTGCAAGATTTTCTGATTTTTTAAGTTGTGCGTAAATAAATAAGCGAATATAGGCAATGGTATCTAGCTTTTTCACATACTTGTCTACCCCTTCCATATCAATCATTTTTTGAATAACTTTTGTATCTAATGGATGAATGTATTCCTTGAATACCATTTTTATGGTATGATTGTCCATGAAAGACTCCTTATAATTTGGGATTTGGACAGGACTACCATTCCCTAATTATAAGGTTTTTTTATGCGTTTTTGTATTGATAATTCCTATTATTCTTAGTATTGACACGAGTTGTTTTTTCTTGACTACTTTATAAAAAGTTTATGCAACGCTAGTGATAATTTCCTAGACTAGTACAAATATAATTGAAATTGGATTCTATTTTCCTATTTTCATGTTATAATTTTAATCTAATGAATGTTAGAAAACCTGGCTGATAGCCAAACTCTATAGGCGAAAAAGCGCCGTCGTTTTATATATACTATAAATTTTTATACTTTCCTATAGTGCGAGAAAGGTTTGTCACATATGAATAGAAGGTCTTTTCTAAAAAAATCCCTCGGTAGTTTATTTACTTTGTTAGGTTTAAGTGGAGGAACGTTTTACTACGCTAAAGATGTCGAACCTATTTTACTCCACGTAAATAAAAATACGGTTGCGTCTAGTAAAATTCCAAAAGCGTTTGACCAATTCAAAATCGTTCAATTTTCAGATACGCATATTGGTTTTCATTACACATTAGAGCAATTAAAAGAGTTAGTAACAAAAATCAATGGGTTACAAGCCGATTTAATTGTGTTTACTGGTGACCTAGTGGATGAGCCTCAAAATTTTCATTGGGATAATACCATAATTGATATATTGAAAGGGTTGCAAGCTACAAAAGGAAAGTTTTGGATTTACGGAAACCATGATCATGGTGGGTATGGAACAGAAGTTGTTTATAATGTAATGGAAAAAGCAGGCTTTCAACTATTGCAAAATAGTTGTGTTTCAATTAAATTAAAGGATGCTGCATTTAATTTAGCTGGCATTGATGATTTGATGTTAGGCAAACCAAATATTAACCAAACTCTAGCGCAAGTGAATACGAACCTCTTTACCGTTTTACTGGCTCATGAACCGGACTTCGCAGATAAAGCCAAAAACCATCCAATAGACTTGCAGCTATCAGGACACAGTCACGGTGGACAAATTCGCTTTCCATTTATAGGTCATCTTTACAGCCCAGCATATGCTGAAAATTATGTACAAGGGAAATACACCTTGAATGAAGGCCGTTTTCAGTTGTTTGTCAGCAGCGGCATAGGTACGACTCGACTCCCCTTTCGATTTCTATGTAAACCAGAAATTAATATGTACACATTGAAATCAAAGGTTTAGATAAGGGGAAATTTACTTCAATGAAACTGTTATATACACTCTTTTACACTACTTCCCTTGCATCTAGTTACTTGTTACGATAGGATATAGACAACTTAATTTCCTAAGGAGGAGCACATAGGATGAATGAATCAGAGCAACTTGACGATCTAGCAAAAGCAATTTATACAGTTAACCGACACGCAAAAACAGCTCCTGATCCAAAACACTTATATTATATAAAAAAAGCAACGATAAACGAGTTACTTAAAAAGAATTTAGCAAAAAAGGTGGGTTTACACTTCTCTAAACACCCTAAATATAGTAATCAGCATTCCACTCTACTCGTTCAAGTTGCTAATTACTATTTTCATGTACCTCCAACGAAAGATGATTTCAAAGAATTACAGCATTTAGGAGAATTGGATGAGAGTTACCGTAACCCCCAAACAAAAATGTCTTTATCAGAAGCAAAAAAAATAATTTACAGTTACTTGAATTGGAAAGTAAACAAATCTTCTCAAAAAACAAAAAGGGTTAGCAAACGAAGCTCTCCCTATTACACTCCATCATCTTTAGGTAAAATGAACTGGGCAAAAAAAACACATCGTCATTAATGAGTATACTTTATACGATAGCTTAATGCGTTAACTTTACAAATATAAATTATCCCCACTAAGATGCTTACAATTATTGTATGTTTTAACTTCTTCTCAACAAGGTATAACATATACAAGAGCAATTGTAAGGTGTTGTAATGTTTTGTTTTAAAAGGAGAGGATAATTATATGATGGAATATAATGATTTCATGTATGAACTTCATAAGTATGCTACGCAAACCCATGCTTTAAAAGACAAATTTGAAAAACTATCAGGAGAAGAAAAACAAGTTGTTATCCATGCAGCTCCAGAAGAAATTACCAATCCTGAGCGGATCCACCATCCTGTATTTCAATGGCTTGAAAATCTTCAAGATAAAAACAGTAGATAGACGGGCGTACGGTGTCTCCCCTATAGCAAAGTATAAGAATCATGGTTTTCATATGCAATTATCGCTTTTGCTGTAAAGGTTTGATCGATTATAGGCAAGCTGAGTTTAAGAAGCTGAATATGTAAAACAACAAATGATCATTTACAACATTGACAGCTTAAAGGCTAATCATCTT
It encodes:
- a CDS encoding metallophosphoesterase, whose amino-acid sequence is MNRRSFLKKSLGSLFTLLGLSGGTFYYAKDVEPILLHVNKNTVASSKIPKAFDQFKIVQFSDTHIGFHYTLEQLKELVTKINGLQADLIVFTGDLVDEPQNFHWDNTIIDILKGLQATKGKFWIYGNHDHGGYGTEVVYNVMEKAGFQLLQNSCVSIKLKDAAFNLAGIDDLMLGKPNINQTLAQVNTNLFTVLLAHEPDFADKAKNHPIDLQLSGHSHGGQIRFPFIGHLYSPAYAENYVQGKYTLNEGRFQLFVSSGIGTTRLPFRFLCKPEINMYTLKSKV
- a CDS encoding YkyB family protein; translation: MNESEQLDDLAKAIYTVNRHAKTAPDPKHLYYIKKATINELLKKNLAKKVGLHFSKHPKYSNQHSTLLVQVANYYFHVPPTKDDFKELQHLGELDESYRNPQTKMSLSEAKKIIYSYLNWKVNKSSQKTKRVSKRSSPYYTPSSLGKMNWAKKTHRH